In Candidatus Eisenbacteria bacterium, the genomic window CAAGGGCAACCTCGATCCGGCGAAGCTCGAACGCGTGTTGAGTGAGCACGGGCGCGACAAGGTGCCGCTCGTGATGATCACCGTCACCAACAACTCGGGCGGCGGGCAGCCGGTCTCGATGGCGAACGTGCGCGCGGTGCGCGAGGTGTGCCGGCGCCACCAGGTGCCGCTGATCTTCGACGCGTGCCGCTTCGCCGAGAACTGCTACTTCATTCAGCAGCGCGAGCCCGGCTACGCGAATCACGACATCCGCCAGATCGCACGCGAGCTGTTCTCGCACGGCGACGGCTGCACCATGAGCGCCAAGAAAGACGGGCTCGTGAACATCGGCGGCTTCCTGGCGCTCAACGACGGCGAGTGGGCGCGCAACATCACGAACCTGCTGATCCTGATCGAAGGCTTCCCGACCTACGGCGGTCTCGCCGGCCGCGACCTCGAAGCGATCGCGATCGGGCTGCAGGAAGTCCTCGACGCGGACTACCTGGCGTTTCGAATCGGTCAGGTGGCCGCCCTCGGCAATCAGCTGGACCGCGCCGGTGTGGCGATCGTGAAGCCGGTCGGCGGCCACGCGGTCTACATCGATGCGCGCCGCTTCCTGCCGCACATTCCGCAGTCGCAGTTCCCGGGGCAGTCGCTGGTGGTGGCGCTCTACCGCGAATACGGCATCCGTGCGGTCGAGGTCGGGAGCCTGATGTTCGCGTCGCCCGATCCGGTGACCGGCGAGATCGTCTACCCGCAGCTCGACCTGGTGCGGCTCGCGGTCCCGCGCCGCGTCTACACCACCGAACACATGCGCTACGTCGGCGACTCCGTGATCGCGCTGCATCGCGAACGCGCGCGACTGAACGGGCTCAAGCTGACCTACGAAGCTCCGGTGCTTCGACACTTCACCGCTCGACTCGAGGAGTTGCCGCCGGTCGCCGCCGCCCTGCCGGCGCGATGACGCCGCCGCGCGCGAATGCGTCGGGGCTGCTCGGCGTGCTGGGCGCCGCGAGCGGATTCCTGGCGGTGGCTGCCGGTGCGTTTGGCGCACACGCGCTGCGCGATCGTGTGACGCCCGAACATCTCGCGGTGTTCGAGACCGCGGCGCGCTACCAGCTCTTCCACGCCCTGGCGCTCCTGTTGCTCGCCCTCACGTGGCGCCACGGCGCGGGTCGCGGCGAGCGCGCGTTCGCGAGCGCTGGAGCGCTGTTCGTGGCGGGCCAGCTGC contains:
- a CDS encoding tryptophanase — translated: MRFPAEPFRIKVVEPLRRVTREERERLITEAGLNIFAVPADSIYVDLLTDSGTSAMSDRQWAGLMMGDESYAGSRNFFHFRDAVRDIFGFEHVIPTHQGRVAENLLFSTVLKRGDLVPNNIHFDTTRANVEHQGARALDLVIDEGLDPSAEHPFKGNLDPAKLERVLSEHGRDKVPLVMITVTNNSGGGQPVSMANVRAVREVCRRHQVPLIFDACRFAENCYFIQQREPGYANHDIRQIARELFSHGDGCTMSAKKDGLVNIGGFLALNDGEWARNITNLLILIEGFPTYGGLAGRDLEAIAIGLQEVLDADYLAFRIGQVAALGNQLDRAGVAIVKPVGGHAVYIDARRFLPHIPQSQFPGQSLVVALYREYGIRAVEVGSLMFASPDPVTGEIVYPQLDLVRLAVPRRVYTTEHMRYVGDSVIALHRERARLNGLKLTYEAPVLRHFTARLEELPPVAAALPAR
- a CDS encoding DUF423 domain-containing protein, whose product is MTPPRANASGLLGVLGAASGFLAVAAGAFGAHALRDRVTPEHLAVFETAARYQLFHALALLLLALTWRHGAGRGERAFASAGALFVAGQLLFPGSLYALVLSGVRGWGAVTPLGGLCYLAGWVAFGVGWWRSR